The Manihot esculenta cultivar AM560-2 chromosome 1, M.esculenta_v8, whole genome shotgun sequence genome has a window encoding:
- the LOC110626965 gene encoding dirigent protein: MEAKRFISTIFFLFLLSKSYSLPHPKKGARIPCKRLAFYFHDIIYNGNNAKNATSAIVGAPAWANKTILAGQSHFGDMVVFDDPITLDNNLHSKPVGRAQGIYIYDKKEIFTAWLAFSFVFNSTEHKGSINFAGADPLMSKTRDISVIGGTGDFLMARGVATLMTDAFEGEVYFRLRVDIKLYECW; encoded by the coding sequence ATGGAGGCCAAGAGGTTCATTTCAActatcttctttctcttcttactCTCAAAATCCTACTCATTGCCCCATCCAAAGAAAGGAGCTCGAATCCCCTGCAAAAGATTAGCCTTTTATTTCCACGACATTATCTACAACGGCAACAACGCCAAAAATGCAACGTCTGCCATAGTGGGTGCCCCAGCTTGGGCTAACAAAACCATCTTGGCTGGCCAGAGCCATTTTGGCGACATGGTCGTGTTTGATGACCCCATTACACTAGACAACAATCTTCATTCAAAACCAGTAGGCCGTGCACAAGGGATCTACATCTATGACAAGAAAGAGATTTTCACAGCTTGGCTAGCTTTCTCCTTTGTTTTCAACTCCACCGAGCATAAAGGATCCATTAACTTTGCTGGGGCTGATCCACTGATGAGCAAGACTAGGGATATTTCAGTGATTGGTGGTACTGGAGATTTCCTTATGGCTAGAGGAGTAGCCACTTTGATGACTGATGCTTTTGAGGGTGAAGTTTATTTCAGGCTTCGTGTTGATATTAAGTTGTATGAGTGTTGGTAA